A DNA window from Arachis duranensis cultivar V14167 chromosome 3, aradu.V14167.gnm2.J7QH, whole genome shotgun sequence contains the following coding sequences:
- the LOC107480477 gene encoding protein EXECUTER 1, chloroplastic produces the protein MVMASMYAPTAPKLSFPNHKKQSSIPFTLRRPSLIPFPSSNSHSLCRCLNASASDDANSTSGGGGNNVRWDAMVQDFVSNAIKQFDSLISSLLKDDAAMAAVEGGGEKEKEWDWDRWRQHFEEVDEQERLLTVLKARLRDAVYLEDYEDAARLKVAIAAASTNDSVGRVMSYLNSAIKEERYTDAAFLRDEAGAGLVGWWAGSSKDFNDPHGLIIRITPEHGRYVARSYSPRQLATSGAGVPLFEFFLTMDRKGEFKSQAVYLKRRGGAFHGSPTTSPKALSASERLGSVESTDDRSELFVVSTEDPADDRNDGSDPAEGMPGFQNVMKDMIPGVKVKIFKVTHPEKVDKDIISKVIEQIIEEEEDEDNDEDDDEEEEEGEDEDEDEDEDEEQDNDTGSLELADVKSETDQEGDDEIEINDDLGTFEHEEQNEIAVKIVVRGLVQKLSSSFPTWDLLRVPAKLEMKGRGSFSFTVEKEVNQQDDHDKGKSLSDKSTRMQGPRKVDHVMFDLAKFIGKGKVPSKVLKEVGDLINLTLSQAQNHQPLSGTTTFNRIEIPASLDPLNGLYIGAHGPFSSEVIQLSRRVGQWQEESGSKEPSDLEFYEYVEALKLTGDPYVPAGQVAFRAKVGKRYQLPHKGIIPEEFGVVARYKGQGRLAEPGFKNPRWVDGELVILDGKHIKAGPVVGFVYWAPEYHFLVFFNRLRLQQ, from the exons ATGGTCATGGCTTCCATGTATGCACCCACAGCTCCGAAGCTGAGTTTCCCAAACCACAAGAAGCAATCTTCAATCCCTTTCACTCTCAGAAGGCCCTCGCTCATTCCTTTTCCTTCTTCCAATTCCCATTCCCTCTGCCGCTGCCTCAACGCCTCCGCTTCCGACGATGCTAACAGCACCTCCGGCGGCGGTGGAAACAACGTCCGATGGGACGCCATGGTCCAGGACTTCGTCAGTAACGCCATCAAGCAGTTCGATTCTCTCATCAGCTCGCTCTTGAAAGACGATGCCGCGATGGCGGCGGTTGAGGGTGGTGGTGAGAAGGAGAAAGAGTGGGATTGGGATCGATGGCGGCAGCATTTCGAGGAGGTCGATGAGCAGGAGCGTCTCCTCACCGTTCTTAAG GCTCGGTTAAGAGATGCAGTGTATTTGGAGGATTATGAAGATGCTGCCAGGCTTAAGGTGGCAATTGCAGCTGCCTCAACCAATGACAGTGTTGGAAGAGTGATGTCTTATCTCAAT AGTGCCATAAAGGAAGAGCGATACACTGATGCTGCTTTTTTAAGAGACGAAGCTGGTGCTGGACTT GTGGGTTGGTGGGCTGGTAGTTCAAAAGACTTTAATGATCCACACGGTCTAATTATACGCATTACTCCAGAGCACGGAAGATATGTTGCAAGGAGCTATAGTCCTAG GCAACTTGCAACATCTGGTGCTGGTGTTCCtctatttgaattttttcttaCTATGGATAGGAAAGGTGAATTCAAGTCTCAG gcTGTGTACTTGAAGAGAAGAGGAGGGGCCTTCCATGGTTCCCCAACAACCTCCCCTAAAGCATTGAGTGCTTCTGAGAGATTGGGTTCTGTGGAGTCAACTGATGATAGAAGTGAACTCTTTGTTGTGAGTACTGAAGATCCAGCTGATGATAGAAATGATGGCTCTGATCCAGCCGAGGGAATGCCTGGATTTCAAAATGTCATGAAAGATATGATTCCTGGAGTAAAGGTGAAGATTTTCAAGGTTACACACCCAGAGAAAGTAGACAAGGATATTATATCTAAGGTGATTGAGCAGAtaattgaggaagaagaggatgaggataacgatgaagatgatgatgaagaagaagaagaaggagaagatgaagatgaagatgaagatgaagatgaggaGCAAGACAATGATACAGGAAGTCTGGAACTGGCAGATGTTAAGTCTGAAACTGACCAAGAGGGAGATGATGAGATTGAAATAAATGATGATCTGGGAACTTTTGAACATGAAGAACAAAATGAAATTGCAGTCAAAATTGTCGTTCGTGGTCTTGTTCAGAAACTTTCCAGCAGTTTTCCCACCTGGGATTTGCTTCGAGTTCCTGCTAAGTTGGAGATGAAGGGACGTGGTTCATTTTCCTTTACTGTTGAAAAGGAAGTCAATCAGCAGGATGACCATGACAAAGGGAAATCTTTATCAGATAAATCAACCAGGATGCAAGGTCCACGAAAAGTTGATCATGTTATGTTTGACCTTGCTAAATTCATCGGGAAGGGAAAGGTACCTTCAAAG GTGCTCAAAGAGGTGGGAGACTTGATAAATCTCACTTTAAGTCAGGCACAAAATCATCAGCCATTATCTGGGACAACAACTTTCAATCGTATTGAAATACCAGCTtctttggatcctctaaatg GTCTTTACATTGGTGCACATGGACCTTTCTCCTCTGAAGTTATTCAACTTAGTCGTAGAGTTGGTCAATGGCAAGAGGAAAGTGGGTCTAAGGAGCCTTCagatcttgaattttatgagtATGTTGAGGCCTTGAAACTAACTGGGGATCCTTATGTACCAGCTGGTCAG GTGGCCTTTCGCGCAAAAGTTGGAAAGAGGTATCAACTTCCTCATAAAGGAATAATTCCTGAAGAGTTTGGAGTG GTTGCTCGCTATAAAGGCCAAGGGAGGCTGGCTGAGCCAGGGTTTAAGAATCCTCGGTGGGTTGATGGTGAACTTGTAATTCTAGATGGAAAG CACATAAAAGCTGGGCCTGTTGTTGGATTCGTGTATTGGGCCCCTGAATATCATTTTCTGGTATTCTTCAATCGGCTTAGGCTTCAACAATAG
- the LOC107480478 gene encoding nicotinamidase 1, with product MVSQTVELLKNEIPLEQESVVLTEATVNGLVLVDIINGFCTVGSGNLAPREANRQISGMINESERLVRLFCEKKLPIMAFLDSHHPNKSEDPYPPHCIVGTDESNLVPALRWLENESNVTIRRKDCFDGYLGSIEEDGSNVFVDWVKKNKINTLVVLGVCTDICVLDFVCSTMSAKNRGFLEPLESVVVYSRGCATFDIPLEVAHDTKGTLAHPQEFMHHVGLYMAKERGARVANQLLFGVAEKI from the exons ATGGTGTCACAAACAGTTGAGCTCCTCAAGAATGAGATTCCTCTGGAGCAGGAGTCAGTGGTATTAACCGAAGCCACTGTCAATGGTCTTGTTCTTGTGGACATCATAAATGGATTCTGTACTGTTGGTTCTGGAAATCTG GCTCCAAGAGAAGCCAACAGACAGATATCAGGGATGATCAATGAATCAGAAAGGCTAGTAAGATTGTTCTGTGAGAAGAAATTGCCAATCATGGCTTTCCTGGATTCTCACCACCCTAACAAGTCAGAGGACCCTTATCCTCCTCACTGTATTGTTGGAACTGACGAATCAAATCTTGTTCCAG CTTTAAGATGGTTAGAGAATGAAAGCAACGTTACAATCAGACGAAAGGATTGTTTCGACGGATACTTGGGGTCGATAGAAGAAGACGGTTCCAATGTTTTTGTAGATTGGGTGAAGAAGAATAAGATCAACACA CTGGTGGTGCTAGGCGTATGCACAGATATCTGCGTGCTGGATTTCGTGTGCTCAACCATGTCTGCTAAAAACCGCGGCTTTCTGGAGCCTCTAGAGAGCGTGGTGGTGTATTCGCGTGGCTGCGCAACCTTTGATATCCCACTTGAAGTAGCCCATGACACCAAAGGAACTCTAGCTCATCCTCAG GAGTTTATGCATCACGTGGGTCTGTATATGGCCAAAGAAAGGGGAGCCAGGGTAGCAAACCAGCTGCTGTTTGGTGTGGcagagaagatatga